Proteins encoded by one window of Agelaius phoeniceus isolate bAgePho1 chromosome 3, bAgePho1.hap1, whole genome shotgun sequence:
- the ELOVL4 gene encoding very long chain fatty acid elongase 4 isoform X2: MQSPFPTLTISTIYLLTVWLGPKWMKTREPFQLRFLLVVYNFGMVLLNFFIFKELFLSSRARGYSYVCQSVDYSDNVYEVRIAAALWWYYVSKGIEYLDTVFFILRKKFNQISFLHVYHHFTMFTLWWIGIKWVAGGQAFFGAQMNAFIHVIMYMYYGLAACGPKFQKYLWWKRYLTILQLVQFHVTIGHTALSIYIDCPFPKWMHWGVIFYAITFIFLFGNFYYRTYKLPKEPVKNGKIANGAVANGVSKPENNAVVENGKKQKKGKAKGE, translated from the exons ATGCAGTCTCCATTCCCAACACTGACTATCAGCACTATTTATCTCCTCACTGTCTGGCTGGGCCCCAAGTGGATGAAGACGAGAGAGCCCTTCCAGCTACGCTTCCTGTTGGTTGTTTACAACTTTGGGATGGTCCTGCTCAACTTCTTCATTTTCAAAGAG TTGTTCTTGTCATCAAGAGCTCGAGGGTACAGCTATGTCTGCCAGAGTGTGGATTATTCAGATAATGTTTATGAAGTTAGG ATAGCTGCTGCTCTATGGTGGTATTATGTCTCTAAAGGAATTGAGTATTTGGATACAGTATTCTTCATCCTGAGGAAGAAATTTAACCAAATTAGTTTCCTTCATGTCTATCACCATTTCACCATGTTCACCTTGTGGTGGATTGGTATTAAGTGGGTTGCAGGTGGACAAG CTTTTTTCGGAGCTCAAATGAATGCGTTTATTCATGTCATAATGTACATGTATTATGGATTGGCAGCTTGTGGCCCTAAATTTCAGAAATACCTGTGGTGGAAACGATATTTGACCATATTGCAATTG gTGCAGTTCCATGTGACTATTGGCCACACAGCCTTGTCTATTTATATTGATTGTCCTTTCCCTAAATGGATGCACTGGGGTGTCATTTTCTATGCTATCACCTTCATTTTCCTGTTTGGTAACTTCTACTATCGGACATATAAGCTGCCCAAGGAACCTGTAAAGAATGGCAAAATAGCAAATGGTGCTGTTGCAAATGGAGTAAGCAAACCAGAAAATAATGCGGTggtggaaaatggaaaaaagcagaaaaagggaaaagcaaaaggagaGTAA